The following are from one region of the Ochotona princeps isolate mOchPri1 chromosome 4, mOchPri1.hap1, whole genome shotgun sequence genome:
- the LOC131479983 gene encoding olfactory receptor 5I1-like, with protein MELENGTVKTEFILLAFSDHPELQSLLFAVFFCIYSVTLMGNLGMILLITITSHLHTPMYFFLCLLSFVDACYSSVIAPKLLVTLGSAKKVISYSGCAAQLYFFCSLVDTESFLLAAMAYDRYIAICNPLHYSVVMSKRVCCQLAFGAFLGGTMSSIIHTTNTFHLSFCSKEINHFFCDISPLFSLSCTDTYIHDIILVVFASLVEGICLLAVLLSYICIIAAILKTGSAEGRRKGFSTCASHLTVVIIYHGTLIYIYLRPSSGHSLDTDKVTSVFYTLIIPMLNPLIYSLRNRDVKNGFRKMLNWKLLP; from the coding sequence ATGGAGTTGGAGAACGGCACCGTGAAGACGGAGTTCATTCTTCTGGCATTCAGTGACCATCCTGAACTTCAGAGTCTTCTTTTTGCGGTGTTCTTTTGCATCTATTCTGTTACGCTGATGGGGAATCTTGGGATGATTTTATTAATCACAATCACGTCCCATTTGCACACCCCAATGTACTTTTTCCTCTGCCTCTTATCCTTCGTAGATGCATGCTATTCTTCTGTAATTGCCCCAAAATTGCTTGTGACTTTGGGTTCTGCTAAGAAGGTCATTTCCTATAGTGGCTGTGCTGCACAGTTGTATTTTTTCTGCTCTTTGGTTGACACGGAGTCTTTCCTCTTGGCTGCCATGGCGTACGACCGGTATATAGCGATCTGCAACCCTCTGCATTACAGTGTTGTCATGTCCAAGAGGGTTTGTTGTCAGCTGGCATTTGGAGCATTTCTAGGGGGCACCATGAGCTCAATCATTCATACCACCAACACCTTCCATTTGTCTTTCTGCTCGAAAGAGATAAACCATTTCTTTTGTGATATCTCTCCACTCTTCTCTTTATCCTGCACCGACACTTACATACATGACATTATTTTGGTGGTCTTTGCTAGCTTAGTGGAAGGCATTTGTCTCCTAGCAGTTCTTCTTTCTTACATCTGCATTATAGCAGCTATTCTTAAAACAGGTTCTGCCGAGGGAAGAAGAAAAGGCttctccacctgtgcctctcacctgACCGTGGTCATTATCTATCATGGTACCCTAATCTACATTTATTTGCGCCCCAGCTCGGGTCATTCACTGGATACTGACAAAGTGACTTCTGTGTTCTATACACTCATTATACCTATGTTGAATCCACTAATTTATAGTCTAAGAAACAGAGATGTCAAAAATGGCTTCAGAAAAATGCTGAACTGGAAATTGCTTCCTTAA